A genome region from Glycine max cultivar Williams 82 chromosome 5, Glycine_max_v4.0, whole genome shotgun sequence includes the following:
- the LOC100815949 gene encoding uncharacterized protein, whose translation MGLYVQRQHSTHLVALGKIYEGGSTIHNMAYADDIVRVSVEKVIDGDAQVSLPMSEIQYVRQTLHTFIAWPKPLVKLVSNEDSTITPNKVIEIVQRSNDATVDDPLHDLIKIVYDIYEKPIELLWDATKFGIPNVDAFLLTYADVNEIISGLWMSGVLAWVMVRCMDSLSLIQYTIQRIDVVNVKITLKDVLRNPNERARWQLVVLCPTNNVVVWFCSLCKKPDVHIKPAINNALKTLKTTSNEPHSKRGAMSVTIMSCIGCGT comes from the exons ATGGGGTTGTATGTGCAACGTCAGCATTCTACACACTTGGTAGCCTTGGGAAAAATATATGAGGGAGGGTCTACCATACACAACATGGCATATGCAGATGATATCGTAAGGGTTAGTGTTGAAAAAGTTATTGATGGTGATGCTCAAGTCTCGTTGCCGATGTCAGAAATTCAGTATGTCAGGCAGACCCTTCACACATTCATTGCATGGCCGAAACCTCTTGTAAAACTGGTATCAAATGag GATTCAACTATTACTCCAAATAAAGTGATTGAAATTGTTCAAAGGTCAAATGATGCTACTGTAGATGATCCCTTGCATGACTTGATTAAGATCGTGTATGACATTTACGAGAAGCCTATTGAGTTGTTGTGGGATGCGACTAAATTTGGGATTCCAAATGTAGATGCCTTCTTGTTAACATATGCTGATGTCAATGAAATAATCTCAG GTTTATGGATGAGTGGAGTTCTAGCTTGGGTCATGGTTCGatgtatggattccttgagcctcATTCAATACACAATACAAAGGATAGACGTGGTCAATGTCAAGATTACATTGAAAGATGTGTTAAGGAATCCCAACGAGAG GGCCCGTTGGCAACTGGTTGTTTTGTGTCCTACAAACAATGTTGTCGTGTGGTTTTGTTCGTTGTGTAAGAAGCCTGATGTTCATATCAAACCTGCAATTAATAA TGCGTTGAAGACATTAAAGACTACTTCTAACG AGCCACATTCAAAGCGGGGGGCTATGAGTGTGACTATTATGTCGtgcattggatgtggaacaTAG